One region of [Limnothrix rosea] IAM M-220 genomic DNA includes:
- the trpA gene encoding tryptophan synthase subunit alpha, whose amino-acid sequence MTSVSEHFQSLRQAGQCALIPFITAGDPDLETTEKAIKILDESGADFIELGVPYSDPLADGPTIQAAATRALSRGVTLENVLGIVKRVSPTITAPIILFTYYNPIFYRGVAAFMQQVAAAGVKGLVIPDLPLEESDAVLAAATANSLELTLLVAPTSPNERIEAIAKASQGFIYLVSVTGVTGARTSVASRVEELLPKLRAVTDKPVGVGFGVSDPDQAKLLRDWGADGVIVGSAIVKRLASGTPAEGLQAVKEFCESLKGAIA is encoded by the coding sequence ATGACCTCCGTTTCCGAACATTTCCAATCTCTACGACAAGCCGGACAATGTGCTCTTATTCCCTTCATTACAGCGGGTGATCCGGATTTGGAAACCACAGAAAAGGCGATCAAGATTTTGGATGAATCCGGCGCAGATTTTATTGAATTGGGCGTGCCCTACTCGGATCCTCTCGCTGATGGCCCAACTATTCAGGCGGCTGCTACCCGTGCCCTTAGTCGTGGTGTGACCCTCGAAAATGTTTTAGGGATTGTGAAGCGTGTTAGCCCAACGATAACTGCGCCGATTATTCTTTTTACTTATTACAACCCCATTTTTTATCGTGGTGTGGCTGCGTTTATGCAGCAGGTTGCTGCTGCGGGCGTGAAGGGTTTGGTGATTCCAGATCTTCCCCTTGAGGAATCTGATGCTGTTTTGGCTGCGGCGACGGCGAATAGTCTGGAGTTAACGCTTTTGGTTGCACCCACTAGTCCTAATGAACGGATTGAGGCGATCGCCAAAGCATCTCAGGGTTTCATTTATCTCGTGAGTGTGACGGGGGTAACGGGGGCAAGGACTTCTGTGGCCAGCCGTGTGGAAGAGCTATTACCGAAGCTCCGTGCTGTCACTGATAAGCCTGTGGGTGTTGGTTTTGGTGTGTCTGATCCTGACCAAGCTAAGCTCCTGAGAGATTGGGGAGCTGACGGTGTGATTGTCGGGAGTGCCATTGTCAAACGTCTGGCTTCTGGTACGCCCGCAGAAGGGTTGCAAGCCGTCAAAGAATTTTGTGAATCTCTCAAAGGGGCGATCGCCTAG